A region of Planococcus sp. MSAK28401 DNA encodes the following proteins:
- a CDS encoding NRDE family protein — protein sequence MCLINLQFQQHPRYKLIVAANRDEFYGRPAAPAHFWEDSPGILAGRDLSQMGTWLGVHKSGRFAALTNYRDPEHMAAGAKSRGELVTQFLDGQISPEDYLRAIDDQDYAGFNLIAGDAEGLYYYNNIHGEPVKVPPGTHGLSNHFLNTPWPKVERGKEKLEAYVSVNEQLELDRLFEILADAEQAPDHLLPQTGVGLDLERALSPMFIKMPDYGTRSATVLLIDHDGLVTFAERSYENGEFQEDRKYEFRIS from the coding sequence GTGTGCTTAATCAATTTGCAATTCCAGCAGCATCCCCGCTATAAGTTAATCGTCGCCGCAAACCGCGATGAATTTTACGGACGCCCCGCCGCACCGGCCCATTTCTGGGAAGATTCGCCGGGAATTCTCGCCGGCCGAGATCTGAGCCAGATGGGTACTTGGCTCGGTGTCCATAAATCGGGGCGTTTCGCCGCGCTGACCAATTACCGGGATCCTGAACATATGGCAGCCGGCGCCAAATCACGCGGCGAGCTGGTCACCCAATTCCTCGATGGCCAAATCTCTCCGGAAGATTATTTGCGGGCGATCGATGACCAGGACTATGCTGGATTCAATTTAATCGCAGGCGATGCCGAAGGACTGTATTATTACAATAATATTCACGGCGAACCGGTGAAAGTTCCGCCGGGCACGCACGGGTTAAGCAATCATTTCCTGAACACGCCTTGGCCAAAAGTCGAACGCGGAAAAGAAAAGCTCGAAGCCTATGTATCGGTGAATGAACAATTGGAACTCGACCGCCTGTTTGAAATTCTAGCGGATGCGGAACAAGCGCCCGACCACCTCCTCCCACAAACCGGCGTCGGCCTGGATTTGGAGCGTGCTTTGTCGCCAATGTTCATCAAAATGCCCGACTATGGCACACGCTCAGCCACGGTATTGCTCATCGATCATGACGGGCTAGTCACTTTCGCTGAGCGAAGCTACGAAAATGGCGAGTTTCAGGAAGACCGTAAATACGAATTCCGGATTTCCTGA
- a CDS encoding response regulator transcription factor → MNSATVLIVEDEDGIRELMRLFLVKKGYKIIEAEDGYEAMDVLSKENPDLILLDIEMPGMSGLELCEKIRIRTKTPILFVSYRKELAYKIQGLEVGGDDYITKPFDFTELEARVKAILRRNGWKSGEEDKLSILKFGDLHIHVDSRELYVKGKPVKLYHKEFQLLLLMAQTPNRVWTAEQLYDQVWGYYSEGDVQTVKVHISNLRRKVENDPATPRYIQTVRGFGYKFTN, encoded by the coding sequence ATGAACAGTGCGACTGTATTGATTGTTGAAGACGAAGACGGCATCCGCGAGTTGATGCGTTTGTTCTTGGTGAAAAAAGGCTATAAAATCATCGAGGCCGAAGATGGCTATGAGGCGATGGATGTGCTGTCGAAAGAAAACCCGGACTTGATCTTGCTGGATATCGAGATGCCTGGCATGAGCGGCTTGGAATTATGCGAGAAAATCCGAATACGCACCAAGACACCGATCCTTTTCGTCAGTTACCGAAAAGAACTAGCCTATAAAATTCAAGGGCTGGAAGTGGGCGGCGATGATTACATTACCAAGCCGTTCGATTTTACGGAATTGGAAGCGCGCGTCAAAGCGATCCTGCGCCGCAACGGTTGGAAGAGTGGGGAGGAGGACAAACTGTCGATCCTGAAATTTGGGGATCTCCATATCCATGTCGATTCACGCGAACTGTATGTGAAAGGCAAACCGGTGAAACTCTACCATAAAGAATTTCAATTATTGCTCTTGATGGCCCAAACACCGAACCGCGTCTGGACAGCCGAACAATTATACGACCAGGTATGGGGTTATTATTCGGAAGGCGACGTCCAAACCGTCAAGGTCCACATCAGCAATCTGCGGCGGAAAGTGGAGAACGATCCTGCCACCCCGCGCTATATCCAGACCGTCCGTGGATTCGGTTATAAGTTCACGAATTGA
- a CDS encoding ATP-binding protein yields MNISADSGRQLLLDDGKEKIAAGSRLSVFEDESGSLQITDIEQPPYLWNFMPAGNTPLNIGFSSSVYWLMLEVENEAQTNTEWLLELGSSSVDEVSLYTADGEGGFTVEQAGQEVEAEIIHRTAVFPIAPPPGESIVYWMRVESSAPIQLPVTVWDREAFESQTREQVAFVGVLGGLGLMFLLYYIHRFTVIRQRAYLYFVIYAITAFFLFSSAAGLSLDVIWPELDLWNGHSVFFMVGLSALSVTLLTEGLLNTKRHLPETDRMIKSLLIFNAVVLTTLFISLEWARLLLVLALSSTLAVSLLLAAYGMKRGLVHARYYSVSLIFFSVSAALNAFYVSGILPITIAAQGLIFFLGIFAVLFAALALRDKEKIREQERLQRERNSTERQRIEIERLRQVNERKDELLAITSHSLRTPLYGMVGIAESLQESAYSKMPHSVIQQLETISESGKKLARMINETLDFSGSKHHMLSLHLEKVKLPAIADSVIRLCTPLLKSSEVNLKHTIPADFPEAIADPERVRQVLYNLVGNAVEHTESGDITISAKIIKKQVAITVKDTGSGMEEQQLDSLFDPIGTSTTPHLGIGMGLKITKRLVEMQGGWLKAESAIGKGSSFTFTLPLTEEQELETVSPTEIRELTASQLADSLVKEKNVKKGLRILVVEAEEVNRLMLVHQLKGEGYKAEGVSCGEEALVHLENRQADLVILDDELPDMAGDELCRRIRLNATLTELPILMLSDKEGVKEKTNAFSAGANDYLVKPCDVEEFLMRVETLATLRSMTQEITNLNFFLERNVKERTMALEITNMNLLTVNDEIQEVEKSRNEMLSAISHELGTPITLIHSYIQAVKESLIEENNPRYLDMIHKKLLLLERLTEDLVELSKYKSGNMTLRFEELKLKEWLERIAASMEADLVQSGRRFRFEGPNGKEQPADWQLLVDVDRVDQVFSNLLWNAVKHTSPEEGRITLSASIRESANVLDETEADGELIIRVEDNGCGIQKEALPHIFDRFFKIDESIHYKGSGLGLAIAKEIIQSHKGEIWAESEEGAGSTFIIALPLRY; encoded by the coding sequence ATGAACATATCGGCGGATTCTGGGCGCCAGCTCTTGCTGGATGATGGGAAAGAAAAAATTGCAGCGGGCAGCCGGCTTTCTGTTTTTGAAGACGAATCAGGCAGTTTGCAAATCACGGATATTGAACAACCGCCATATCTTTGGAACTTCATGCCCGCTGGCAATACACCGTTGAATATCGGGTTTAGCTCATCGGTTTACTGGCTCATGCTTGAAGTGGAAAACGAGGCACAAACAAACACGGAATGGCTTCTTGAACTAGGGTCTTCGAGCGTCGACGAAGTGAGCCTCTATACAGCTGACGGCGAAGGCGGATTCACAGTGGAGCAGGCAGGCCAGGAAGTTGAGGCGGAGATCATCCACAGAACGGCAGTTTTTCCGATAGCACCGCCTCCAGGTGAATCGATCGTTTACTGGATGCGTGTTGAATCTTCTGCGCCGATTCAACTGCCGGTGACCGTTTGGGATCGGGAAGCATTTGAGAGCCAGACCAGGGAGCAGGTCGCGTTTGTCGGTGTACTTGGCGGGCTCGGGTTAATGTTTTTGCTCTATTATATTCACCGCTTTACTGTAATCCGGCAGCGCGCCTACTTGTATTTCGTCATTTATGCCATCACGGCGTTCTTCCTTTTTTCTTCTGCAGCCGGCTTGAGTTTGGATGTGATTTGGCCAGAACTGGATTTGTGGAACGGGCATAGCGTGTTCTTCATGGTCGGGCTGTCAGCACTGTCGGTGACGCTGCTGACGGAAGGCTTATTGAATACGAAACGCCATTTGCCTGAAACGGACCGCATGATCAAGTCGCTGCTCATATTCAATGCAGTGGTTTTGACTACTTTATTCATTTCGCTCGAATGGGCGAGGCTCTTGCTCGTGCTGGCACTCAGCTCTACATTGGCTGTTAGCTTATTATTGGCGGCTTATGGCATGAAAAGGGGATTGGTGCATGCCCGTTATTATTCGGTATCATTAATATTCTTTTCAGTTTCGGCTGCTTTGAATGCCTTTTATGTCTCGGGAATCTTGCCGATTACGATAGCAGCTCAGGGTTTGATTTTCTTTTTAGGTATCTTTGCGGTCCTGTTCGCTGCATTAGCGCTCCGGGATAAAGAGAAAATCAGGGAGCAGGAAAGGCTCCAGCGTGAGCGCAATTCTACTGAACGGCAGCGCATTGAAATCGAAAGGCTCCGGCAAGTCAATGAACGCAAAGATGAATTGCTCGCCATTACTTCACATAGCTTGCGGACTCCGCTGTATGGGATGGTCGGAATTGCGGAATCTCTTCAGGAATCCGCCTATAGCAAAATGCCCCATTCCGTTATCCAGCAATTGGAGACGATTTCTGAAAGCGGCAAAAAGCTGGCGCGGATGATCAATGAAACATTGGATTTTTCAGGGTCGAAACATCATATGCTGTCTTTGCATCTGGAAAAAGTGAAACTTCCAGCCATAGCGGATTCAGTCATCCGCTTATGCACCCCTTTACTGAAATCGAGTGAAGTCAACTTGAAACATACAATCCCCGCTGATTTCCCGGAAGCAATCGCCGATCCGGAACGGGTGCGCCAAGTGCTCTACAATCTTGTGGGAAATGCGGTGGAGCATACGGAAAGCGGCGATATTACGATTTCTGCAAAAATCATTAAAAAACAAGTCGCCATCACGGTCAAAGATACGGGAAGCGGGATGGAAGAACAGCAGCTGGATAGCTTGTTTGACCCGATCGGCACTTCGACAACCCCTCATCTGGGCATCGGGATGGGCCTGAAAATCACCAAAAGGCTGGTGGAAATGCAGGGTGGCTGGCTGAAGGCAGAATCGGCCATTGGCAAAGGCTCTTCCTTTACCTTCACGCTGCCGCTTACAGAAGAACAGGAACTGGAAACTGTGTCGCCGACAGAAATCAGGGAACTGACAGCTTCGCAGCTGGCAGACTCGCTGGTCAAAGAAAAGAACGTCAAAAAAGGCTTGCGCATCCTTGTTGTTGAAGCGGAAGAAGTCAACCGGCTGATGCTGGTCCATCAACTTAAAGGAGAAGGCTATAAAGCGGAAGGCGTCAGTTGCGGCGAAGAAGCTCTTGTGCATTTGGAGAACCGGCAGGCGGATTTGGTCATTCTCGACGATGAGCTTCCGGATATGGCGGGGGACGAATTGTGCCGCCGCATCCGGCTCAATGCGACATTAACGGAATTACCGATTTTGATGCTATCAGATAAAGAAGGAGTCAAGGAAAAGACCAATGCGTTCAGTGCAGGGGCCAACGATTATTTGGTGAAACCATGCGATGTCGAAGAGTTTCTCATGAGGGTCGAAACGCTTGCCACGCTTCGCAGCATGACACAGGAAATCACCAATTTGAATTTCTTCCTTGAACGCAATGTCAAAGAGCGGACGATGGCTTTGGAAATCACCAATATGAACTTGTTGACGGTGAATGACGAAATCCAGGAAGTCGAAAAATCACGCAATGAGATGCTCTCGGCGATTTCACATGAACTGGGCACGCCGATTACCTTGATCCACAGCTATATACAAGCGGTGAAAGAAAGTTTGATTGAAGAGAATAATCCACGCTATTTGGATATGATTCACAAAAAGTTGCTATTGCTGGAGCGCTTGACGGAAGATTTGGTGGAACTGTCGAAATACAAATCCGGGAATATGACGCTGCGTTTCGAGGAACTGAAGTTGAAAGAGTGGCTGGAGCGGATTGCGGCCTCCATGGAAGCGGACCTTGTACAAAGCGGCAGGCGCTTCCGGTTTGAAGGGCCGAATGGAAAAGAACAGCCAGCGGATTGGCAGCTTTTGGTCGATGTGGACCGTGTCGATCAAGTCTTCTCCAACTTGTTGTGGAATGCGGTCAAGCACACGTCGCCGGAAGAAGGGCGCATCACCTTGTCTGCATCCATCCGGGAAAGCGCAAATGTACTGGATGAAACGGAAGCGGATGGCGAATTGATCATCCGTGTAGAAGATAATGGGTGCGGCATCCAAAAAGAAGCATTGCCGCATATCTTCGACCGGTTCTTCAAAATCGATGAATCGATCCATTATAAAGGAAGCGGGCTCGGCCTTGCGATTGCCAAAGAAATCATCCAATCGCATAAAGGCGAAATCTGGGCGGAAAGCGAAGAAGGCGCAGGCAGCACATTCATCATTGCCCTGCCCTTGAGATACTAA
- a CDS encoding polysaccharide biosynthesis protein, producing the protein MTITKRYTSLFIIDSLIILSATYLCYLFLLPFDNIMSNRLLLLMTITLFIAHHSFAWHYGLYRKVWAYASVHELKSIVKAVTLTMFVATVMQYIQTGGVFVRILALTWMFLILFLGASRFSFRLYHEREPRKSEGQLSRTIVVGAGEAGRMIVRQMKQNPQWGRKPILFIDDDRTKWGLEIFGLGVAGPISEIPRLAVHNEIDQIVIAIPSLSKREMAEVTKLCIETGIKVQTIPRIEDLMVGKVKVSDIRDVKIEDLLGREEVRLDMEALTEKVAGKSIMVTGAGGSIGSEICRQISVFKPARLLLLGHGENSIYTIDRELRAKVPKEIDIVPIIADIQDRERIFEMVGKYKPDIIYHAAAHKHVPLMEANPLEAVKNNIFGTKNVAEAADRHGVGNFVMISTDKAVNPPNIMGASKRFAEMIVQNLAVSSDTTFAAVRFGNVLGSRGSVVPLFREQIAKGGPVTITDPKMTRYFMTIPEASRLVIQAGMLASGGEVFVLDMGEPVKIVDLARNMIRLSGFEEDEIQIKYTGMRPGEKLYEELLDPSEIQSEKVFAKIHIGKATPISQVEISRILKKLPEMEEQDIRDTLLKLANRPKEEKTKEPVWQEEWKIEGGLA; encoded by the coding sequence ATGACGATTACAAAACGCTATACATCATTGTTCATAATCGACTCGCTGATCATCCTCTCAGCCACGTATCTCTGTTATTTGTTTTTGCTGCCATTCGACAACATCATGTCGAACCGGCTGCTATTGCTCATGACAATCACTTTGTTTATTGCCCATCATTCTTTTGCCTGGCATTACGGGCTTTACCGGAAAGTATGGGCTTATGCTTCGGTCCATGAATTGAAATCAATCGTTAAAGCAGTCACTTTGACAATGTTCGTGGCGACGGTCATGCAATATATCCAAACGGGCGGGGTGTTCGTACGGATCCTGGCGCTGACATGGATGTTCCTCATTCTATTTCTTGGGGCATCGCGCTTTTCATTCCGGCTTTATCATGAACGCGAGCCGCGCAAAAGTGAAGGCCAATTGAGCCGAACGATTGTTGTCGGGGCTGGGGAAGCTGGCCGCATGATCGTCCGGCAGATGAAGCAGAATCCACAATGGGGCAGAAAGCCGATTCTTTTCATCGATGATGACCGTACAAAATGGGGGTTGGAAATTTTTGGATTAGGAGTGGCGGGGCCGATTTCAGAAATTCCGCGCTTAGCTGTCCACAACGAGATTGACCAAATTGTCATCGCCATTCCATCACTGTCGAAAAGGGAAATGGCGGAAGTGACAAAACTATGCATTGAAACCGGCATTAAAGTACAGACCATTCCGCGAATTGAAGATTTGATGGTCGGGAAGGTCAAAGTCAGCGATATCCGGGACGTGAAAATCGAGGATCTTCTCGGCCGCGAAGAGGTCCGGCTCGATATGGAAGCTTTAACGGAAAAGGTTGCAGGCAAGAGCATCATGGTCACCGGCGCCGGCGGATCGATCGGTTCGGAAATCTGCCGACAGATCAGTGTATTTAAACCTGCACGACTCCTATTGCTCGGCCATGGCGAGAACTCGATTTACACAATCGACCGTGAGTTGCGGGCGAAAGTGCCGAAAGAAATCGATATCGTCCCGATCATCGCCGATATCCAGGACCGCGAACGGATCTTCGAAATGGTCGGCAAATACAAGCCGGATATCATTTATCATGCAGCTGCCCATAAGCACGTGCCTTTGATGGAAGCAAATCCGCTTGAAGCGGTGAAAAATAACATTTTCGGGACAAAGAATGTCGCAGAAGCGGCAGATCGCCACGGGGTTGGCAACTTCGTTATGATTTCTACCGATAAAGCTGTCAATCCGCCGAATATTATGGGAGCCTCCAAGCGCTTCGCGGAAATGATCGTCCAAAACTTAGCGGTGTCTTCCGATACCACATTTGCTGCAGTGCGTTTCGGCAATGTCCTCGGGTCGAGAGGCAGTGTCGTACCGCTATTCCGCGAACAAATCGCTAAAGGCGGCCCAGTCACCATCACCGACCCGAAAATGACCCGCTATTTCATGACGATTCCGGAAGCATCTCGACTGGTGATCCAGGCTGGCATGCTTGCCTCAGGCGGTGAAGTGTTCGTATTGGATATGGGAGAACCGGTAAAAATCGTCGACTTGGCACGCAATATGATCCGCTTATCCGGCTTTGAAGAGGATGAAATCCAAATCAAGTACACGGGCATGCGACCTGGTGAAAAGCTCTATGAAGAACTGCTGGATCCGAGTGAGATCCAATCGGAAAAAGTGTTTGCAAAAATCCATATCGGAAAAGCCACTCCGATCAGCCAAGTTGAAATCAGCCGAATTTTGAAGAAGCTTCCTGAAATGGAAGAACAGGATATCCGCGATACCTTATTGAAACTCGCGAATCGGCCGAAAGAAGAAAAAACGAAAGAACCGGTATGGCAAGAAGAATGGAAAATCGAAGGAGGATTGGCCTGA
- a CDS encoding CpsD/CapB family tyrosine-protein kinase, producing the protein MLNQTASKRPLARKLVARTKPNSVISEQYRTIRTTINFSLPGNEMKTLLFTSASKEEGKSTTSANMAIVFAESGKKVLLVDADMRKPTLHHTFNLNNHIGLSNLLVGKGELEQSVRDSGIRGLELLTSGQIPHNPAELLDSPMLDQLVIEMKERYDLIIFDSPPILSVTDSKILANKCDGTVLIVNTGKTEKQSAIKARDSLATSRAYIVGVVMNNYKLSKDHYYSHDYN; encoded by the coding sequence ATGTTGAATCAGACAGCGTCAAAACGGCCGCTCGCCCGAAAGTTGGTAGCACGTACTAAGCCGAACTCGGTGATCAGCGAACAATATCGCACAATTCGCACGACCATCAATTTTTCCTTGCCTGGGAATGAAATGAAAACTTTATTGTTCACTTCCGCTTCGAAAGAAGAAGGGAAATCGACGACTTCAGCCAATATGGCGATCGTTTTTGCTGAATCCGGAAAAAAGGTGCTGCTGGTCGATGCCGATATGCGAAAACCGACACTGCACCATACCTTCAATTTGAACAATCATATTGGCTTGTCGAATTTGTTGGTCGGAAAAGGGGAGCTTGAGCAAAGTGTCCGCGACAGCGGCATTCGCGGACTGGAACTGTTGACATCAGGGCAGATTCCACACAACCCGGCAGAACTGCTGGATTCGCCGATGCTGGATCAATTGGTCATTGAGATGAAGGAACGCTACGATTTGATCATTTTCGATTCACCGCCAATCCTGTCCGTGACAGATTCCAAAATCCTCGCGAATAAATGCGACGGTACAGTGCTCATCGTCAATACTGGGAAAACCGAAAAGCAAAGCGCAATTAAGGCGCGCGACAGTTTAGCGACTTCTAGAGCCTATATCGTTGGAGTCGTGATGAATAACTACAAACTCAGCAAGGACCATTATTACAGCCATGACTACAATTAA
- a CDS encoding YveK family protein has protein sequence MESTFNMKEFFKNLKKRLPLIIAMTVAFVAIAAAVSYLWMKPVYQASTQILVNKAPANAQEFSMQDIDTNLQLISTYNVIIKSPAILTEVIDELGLDETVQSLNERIEVSSIEDSQVVTLEVEDGSMQQAVLIANTTAKVFEQEIRNLMRVDNVSILAPATMPASPEPVKPDPLFNMAVGAIIGFMLGTGLAIVLDQLNTTVRTEEDIDELLGLQVLGVVSPVGDLDRIDKPSKHTDRMELDENVESDSVKTAARPKVGSTY, from the coding sequence ATGGAAAGTACATTCAATATGAAAGAGTTTTTCAAGAACCTGAAGAAACGCCTGCCGCTCATCATTGCGATGACGGTCGCTTTCGTCGCCATTGCGGCAGCTGTCAGTTATTTATGGATGAAACCAGTCTACCAGGCATCGACACAGATCCTGGTTAATAAAGCACCAGCAAATGCCCAGGAATTCAGCATGCAAGACATCGATACGAACCTGCAATTGATCAGCACCTATAACGTCATCATTAAGAGCCCGGCGATTTTGACAGAAGTCATCGATGAGCTTGGATTAGACGAAACGGTGCAATCATTGAATGAGCGGATCGAAGTGTCGAGCATTGAAGATTCACAAGTCGTGACGCTGGAAGTTGAAGATGGATCGATGCAGCAGGCGGTGTTGATTGCCAATACGACCGCCAAAGTATTTGAACAGGAGATCCGCAATTTGATGCGTGTCGACAATGTCAGCATCCTGGCGCCAGCGACGATGCCAGCGAGCCCTGAGCCAGTCAAGCCGGATCCTCTGTTCAATATGGCAGTGGGCGCGATTATCGGCTTCATGCTTGGCACAGGCCTGGCGATCGTCCTCGATCAATTGAACACGACAGTTCGTACGGAAGAAGATATCGATGAATTGCTTGGCCTGCAAGTGCTTGGCGTAGTGAGCCCGGTCGGCGACTTGGACAGAATCGATAAACCATCGAAACATACTGACAGAATGGAGTTGGATGAGAATGTTGAATCAGACAGCGTCAAAACGGCCGCTCGCCCGAAAGTTGGTAGCACGTACTAA
- a CDS encoding SRPBCC domain-containing protein produces MTAEITKNPTGYNATFDRYFEHSPEQVWAMLTDNHKIHRWFSGLQVEKEGEDGHLTLDMGHGKKKEFPITDYKKGEVLAFEWGDDHVHFELGPDGQGTRVKMVETLPDITGQTPKDVAGWHVALDIMEAILDGRGIERTSEWERWYPEYKRLFESMGVDFA; encoded by the coding sequence ATGACAGCAGAAATCACCAAAAATCCTACCGGCTACAACGCTACATTCGACAGATATTTTGAGCACTCCCCTGAGCAAGTGTGGGCAATGCTGACAGACAACCACAAAATCCATCGCTGGTTTTCAGGTCTTCAAGTAGAGAAGGAAGGCGAAGATGGCCATTTGACGCTGGACATGGGGCATGGGAAAAAGAAAGAATTTCCCATTACTGACTATAAAAAAGGCGAGGTTCTAGCTTTTGAATGGGGAGACGACCATGTGCATTTTGAACTTGGCCCGGATGGCCAGGGAACGAGAGTGAAAATGGTCGAGACTTTGCCTGACATTACCGGCCAAACCCCGAAAGACGTGGCTGGTTGGCACGTGGCCTTGGATATTATGGAAGCGATCTTGGATGGCCGCGGAATTGAGCGCACGTCTGAATGGGAGCGCTGGTATCCTGAATATAAGCGCTTGTTCGAAAGCATGGGCGTCGATTTTGCATAA
- a CDS encoding DUF4870 domain-containing protein: MIENKIKMTNEPPISFEKQTVFKQSREAPSTQPPITGLGLSENVAGSLAYLLGFFSGFILLIVERENRFVRYHAFQSVYVSILFFTLFTAAGMMPMTGWVAEVLLMPIGLVLWIILMLNAHNGKAMRLWIIGRFAEKQLH; the protein is encoded by the coding sequence ATGATTGAAAACAAAATCAAAATGACGAATGAACCGCCTATCAGTTTTGAGAAGCAGACCGTCTTTAAGCAGAGCCGGGAAGCGCCGAGTACACAGCCTCCCATCACTGGGCTGGGCCTTTCGGAAAATGTTGCAGGATCGCTTGCGTATTTGCTTGGATTTTTCTCAGGGTTCATCCTGCTGATTGTTGAGCGGGAAAATCGTTTCGTCCGTTACCACGCTTTCCAGTCTGTATACGTCTCGATTCTTTTTTTCACATTGTTTACAGCAGCCGGCATGATGCCGATGACAGGATGGGTGGCCGAAGTTCTATTGATGCCGATTGGCTTGGTGTTGTGGATCATCCTCATGTTGAATGCACATAACGGAAAGGCGATGCGTCTATGGATCATCGGGCGCTTTGCAGAAAAACAGCTCCATTGA